A single region of the Plantactinospora soyae genome encodes:
- a CDS encoding GntR family transcriptional regulator, which yields MIVIDAASPTPPYEQLRAQLARQIQDRSLAVGTRLPTIRRLAADLGLAVNTVGRAYRELEEAGLIETRRRAGSFVSAAGEQALEQAHRAARDYAAVIASVGIDPTEAIRIVEAALGHASTP from the coding sequence ATGATCGTCATCGACGCGGCCTCGCCGACGCCGCCGTACGAGCAGCTCCGGGCCCAGCTCGCGAGGCAGATCCAGGACCGCTCGCTCGCCGTCGGCACGAGACTGCCGACGATCCGCCGGCTCGCGGCCGACCTCGGCCTCGCCGTGAACACCGTCGGTCGGGCGTACCGGGAGCTGGAGGAGGCCGGGCTGATCGAGACCCGCAGGCGGGCCGGCTCGTTCGTCTCGGCCGCCGGCGAACAGGCCCTCGAGCAGGCCCACCGCGCCGCCCGCGACTACGCGGCGGTCATCGCCAGCGTCGGCATCGACCCCACCGAGGCGATCCGGATCGTCGAGGCGGCACTGGGCCATGCTTCGACGCCGTAA
- a CDS encoding SDR family NAD(P)-dependent oxidoreductase, with product MRIAIVIGASSGIGQSTAIQLAKRGTAVILTYSGNQAGAQDTVAAIEKDGGAAVALRLDVGRSETFPAFREQVVAILRDTWQQDTFDYLVNNAGFGGMAMFEDTTEELFDKFMRVLLKGPYFLTQALLPLLTDGGAIVNVSSNSALPTGLVDAGYSAYATMKGGLNVLSRYMAKEFATRGIRVNAVSPGPTRTRLADSSGVVGFEAYPEVIPMLAAKTALGRIGEPDDVGMVIATLLGEESRWITGQNIEVSGGFDL from the coding sequence GTGCGGATCGCGATCGTGATCGGCGCCAGCTCCGGCATCGGGCAGAGTACGGCCATCCAGCTCGCCAAGCGTGGAACGGCCGTCATCCTGACCTACAGCGGCAACCAGGCCGGCGCGCAGGACACGGTGGCCGCCATCGAGAAGGACGGCGGTGCCGCCGTCGCGCTACGGCTGGACGTCGGGCGCAGCGAAACCTTCCCGGCCTTCCGCGAGCAGGTCGTCGCCATCCTGCGCGACACCTGGCAGCAGGACACGTTCGACTACCTGGTCAACAACGCCGGCTTCGGCGGGATGGCGATGTTCGAGGACACCACCGAGGAACTGTTCGACAAGTTCATGCGGGTCCTGCTCAAGGGACCGTACTTCCTGACCCAGGCGCTGTTGCCACTACTGACTGACGGCGGCGCCATCGTCAACGTCAGCAGCAACTCTGCGCTGCCCACCGGCCTGGTGGACGCCGGCTACTCCGCGTACGCCACGATGAAGGGCGGCCTGAACGTGCTGAGCCGCTACATGGCCAAGGAGTTCGCCACCCGGGGCATCCGGGTGAACGCCGTCTCGCCCGGCCCCACCCGTACCCGGCTCGCCGACTCATCGGGGGTCGTCGGCTTCGAGGCGTACCCCGAGGTGATCCCCATGCTCGCCGCCAAGACCGCCCTCGGCCGGATCGGCGAACCCGACGACGTCGGCATGGTGATCGCCACCCTGCTCGGCGAGGAGAGTCGCTGGATCACCGGGCAGAACATCGAGGTTTCCGGCGGCTTCGACCTCTGA
- a CDS encoding AraC family transcriptional regulator: protein MLLDELRALLTRHARADRTTPIDGVLVGTAERAHESSASMSGTVMALIAQGAKTLALGDRMYEYRAGQYLIASIDLPVTGHYTEASRERPALGFGLALEPSAIADLLLQAPPGNLPRAGGGTPSALAVSDAPVELVDAAVRMLRLIDRPRDIPVLAPLIKREILWRLITGEQGATVRQLGLADSSLAHIARAVRWIRDNYRESFRVEDLAQMSAMSPSAFYRNFQAVTAMSPIQFQKQIRLQQARLLLATHPHDVTAVSQRVGYDSPSQFSREYRRQFGAPPSQDAARLRDAALTPAPSVP, encoded by the coding sequence GTGCTGCTCGACGAACTACGCGCGTTGCTGACTCGGCACGCCCGAGCCGACCGGACCACCCCCATCGACGGTGTCCTGGTCGGCACGGCCGAACGGGCGCACGAGTCCTCGGCGTCGATGTCCGGCACGGTGATGGCGCTCATCGCGCAGGGCGCGAAGACGCTCGCACTGGGCGACCGGATGTACGAGTACCGCGCCGGCCAGTACCTGATCGCCTCGATCGACCTGCCGGTCACCGGCCACTACACCGAGGCCAGCCGCGAGCGGCCGGCGCTCGGGTTCGGCCTTGCCCTGGAGCCGTCGGCGATCGCCGACCTACTGCTCCAGGCACCCCCCGGCAACCTCCCACGCGCGGGCGGCGGCACACCGTCCGCGCTGGCGGTCAGCGACGCGCCGGTCGAACTCGTCGACGCGGCGGTACGGATGCTTCGCCTGATCGACCGGCCGCGCGACATCCCGGTGCTCGCACCGTTGATCAAGCGGGAGATCCTGTGGCGGCTCATCACCGGCGAGCAGGGCGCGACCGTCCGCCAGCTCGGCCTGGCCGACAGCAGCCTGGCCCACATCGCCCGCGCGGTCCGGTGGATCCGCGACAACTACCGGGAGTCGTTCCGGGTGGAAGATCTGGCGCAGATGTCCGCCATGAGCCCGTCTGCGTTCTACCGCAACTTCCAGGCGGTCACCGCGATGAGCCCCATCCAGTTCCAGAAACAGATCCGGCTCCAGCAGGCCCGGCTGCTGCTGGCCACCCACCCCCACGACGTCACCGCGGTCAGCCAGCGGGTGGGATACGACAGCCCGTCACAGTTCAGCCGCGAGTACCGCCGCCAGTTCGGCGCGCCACCGAGCCAGGACGCCGCCCGCCTGCGCGACGCCGCGCTCACTCCTGCGCCGTCTGTGCCGTAA
- the cobO gene encoding cob(I)yrinic acid a,c-diamide adenosyltransferase, which produces MPQGQPEVVPQDGLTTRQRRNRPLLIVHTGAMKGKSTAAFGLAMRGWNQGWSIAVFQFVKSARWRVGEEAGLLALGRVHEQTGEGGPVEWHKMGSGWSWSRKAGAESDHAADAVEGWREIQRRLAGERHQFYVLDEFTYPMKWGWIDVDEVVDTLRNRPGHQHVVITGRDADPRLVEAADLVVEMTKVKHPMDTGQKGQRGIEW; this is translated from the coding sequence ATGCCGCAGGGACAACCCGAGGTCGTACCGCAGGACGGGCTGACCACCCGACAGCGCCGCAACCGCCCGCTGCTTATCGTCCACACCGGAGCGATGAAGGGTAAGTCGACGGCGGCGTTCGGCCTGGCCATGCGGGGCTGGAACCAGGGCTGGTCGATCGCAGTGTTCCAGTTCGTGAAGTCGGCCCGGTGGCGGGTCGGCGAGGAGGCCGGTCTGCTCGCCCTCGGCCGGGTGCACGAACAGACCGGCGAGGGCGGGCCGGTCGAGTGGCACAAGATGGGTTCGGGCTGGAGCTGGAGCCGCAAGGCCGGCGCCGAGTCCGACCACGCCGCCGACGCCGTCGAGGGCTGGCGGGAGATCCAGCGCCGGCTGGCCGGGGAGCGGCACCAGTTCTACGTGCTCGACGAGTTCACCTATCCGATGAAGTGGGGCTGGATCGACGTCGACGAGGTCGTCGACACCCTGCGGAACCGGCCCGGCCACCAGCACGTGGTGATCACCGGTCGGGACGCCGACCCCCGGCTGGTCGAGGCGGCCGACCTGGTCGTCGAGATGACCAAGGTGAAGCATCCGATGGACACGGGACAGAAGGGACAACGGGGGATCGAGTGGTGA
- the cbiE gene encoding precorrin-6y C5,15-methyltransferase (decarboxylating) subunit CbiE, which yields MTATSARPALTVVGIGADGWAGLGETGRLALRAAEVVLAGRRHLDLIPPDLTARRVVWPSPLLPALPGLLDEHADRRVCVLASGDPMWFGIGARLAELVGADRLTVLPHPSAITLACARLGWPVERVTVVSAVGRNLARVRRVLTPGRRILVLSADASTPSALAALLTDAGYGTSQLTVLASLGAGHEHRVDGIAENWAHPEGDPLNVVAVHATAGPDTRLRSTVPGLPDEAYAHDGALTKREARALALSRLAPAPGELLWDVGAGSGSIGIEWLRAEPSCRAVAVEARADRAERIAGNAAALGVPELRVVRGRAPAALAGLPAPDAVFVGGGLATDGLLDACWAALASGGRLVAHAVTVEGERELTTRAGLLGGELTRLGVERVEPLGGFTAWRPARTLVQWMVGKP from the coding sequence GTGACCGCGACGAGTGCCAGACCTGCGCTGACGGTGGTCGGGATCGGCGCGGACGGCTGGGCCGGGCTCGGCGAGACCGGCCGACTCGCGCTCCGCGCGGCCGAGGTCGTCCTCGCCGGCCGCCGGCACCTCGACCTGATTCCACCGGACCTGACGGCCCGCCGGGTGGTGTGGCCCAGCCCGTTGCTGCCCGCCCTGCCCGGCCTGCTCGACGAGCACGCCGACCGGCGGGTCTGCGTGCTCGCCAGCGGCGACCCGATGTGGTTCGGCATCGGCGCGCGCCTCGCCGAACTGGTCGGCGCCGACCGGCTGACGGTGCTGCCGCATCCGTCGGCGATCACCCTGGCCTGCGCCCGGCTCGGTTGGCCGGTCGAGCGGGTCACCGTGGTCAGCGCCGTCGGCCGGAACCTGGCCCGGGTACGCCGGGTGCTCACCCCCGGCCGCCGGATCCTGGTGCTCAGCGCCGACGCGTCGACGCCGTCCGCCCTGGCCGCCCTGCTCACCGACGCCGGCTACGGAACGAGCCAGCTGACCGTGCTGGCGTCGCTGGGCGCCGGGCACGAGCACCGGGTCGACGGGATCGCGGAGAACTGGGCGCATCCGGAGGGCGACCCCCTGAACGTCGTGGCCGTGCACGCCACCGCCGGGCCCGACACCCGGCTCCGGTCGACGGTGCCGGGCCTGCCGGACGAGGCGTACGCGCACGACGGGGCGCTGACCAAGCGGGAGGCCCGCGCCCTGGCGCTGTCCCGGCTCGCCCCGGCCCCCGGCGAGCTGCTCTGGGACGTGGGCGCCGGATCGGGCAGCATCGGCATCGAGTGGCTGCGGGCCGAGCCGAGCTGCCGCGCGGTGGCGGTCGAGGCGAGGGCGGACCGGGCGGAACGGATCGCCGGCAACGCGGCGGCGCTGGGCGTACCGGAGCTTCGGGTGGTGCGGGGCCGGGCCCCGGCGGCCCTGGCCGGGCTCCCGGCTCCGGACGCGGTCTTCGTCGGCGGCGGACTCGCCACCGACGGTCTCCTCGACGCCTGTTGGGCCGCGCTGGCTTCCGGCGGCCGGCTGGTGGCGCACGCGGTGACCGTCGAGGGGGAACGGGAGTTGACCACCCGGGCCGGCCTGCTCGGTGGCGAGCTGACCCGGCTCGGTGTCGAACGGGTCGAGCCGCTGGGCGGCTTCACCGCCTGGCGTCCGGCCCGGACCCTGGTGCAGTGGATGGTGGGGAAGCCATGA
- the cobM gene encoding precorrin-4 C(11)-methyltransferase: MTVTFIGAGPGAADLITVRGQRVLTRAQVCLYAGSLVPAELLDSCPPGAELVDTADLTLDEIVARMVEADRAGLDVARLCSGDPSIYSAVAEQMRRLDEAGVAYDVVPGVPAFAAAAATLRRELTVPTVGQTVVLTRAQSRSTAMPAGEDLAVLGATRATLVLHLAVGRTRALAERLVPHYGADCPVAVVARASRPDELVLRGTLADIADQVEQAGVRRTAVIIVGEVLAAEGFPDSYLYSAGRDRSAKRPVG; this comes from the coding sequence ATGACGGTAACGTTCATCGGCGCCGGTCCCGGCGCCGCCGACCTGATCACGGTACGCGGCCAGCGGGTGCTGACCCGGGCGCAGGTCTGCCTCTACGCCGGAAGTCTGGTACCGGCCGAGTTGCTCGACTCCTGCCCGCCGGGCGCCGAACTGGTCGACACGGCGGACCTCACGCTGGACGAGATCGTCGCCCGGATGGTCGAGGCGGACCGGGCCGGCCTGGACGTGGCCCGGCTCTGCTCCGGTGACCCGTCGATCTACAGCGCGGTGGCCGAACAGATGCGCCGGCTCGACGAGGCGGGCGTCGCGTACGACGTCGTGCCCGGGGTGCCGGCCTTCGCGGCGGCGGCCGCGACCCTGCGCCGGGAGCTGACCGTGCCGACGGTCGGCCAGACGGTGGTGCTGACCCGGGCCCAGTCCCGGTCGACGGCGATGCCGGCCGGCGAGGACCTCGCGGTACTCGGGGCCACCCGGGCAACCCTGGTGCTGCACCTCGCGGTCGGCCGGACCCGGGCGCTGGCCGAGCGGCTCGTGCCGCACTACGGCGCGGACTGCCCGGTCGCGGTGGTGGCCAGGGCCAGCCGCCCCGACGAACTCGTGCTGCGCGGCACCCTCGCCGACATCGCCGACCAGGTCGAACAAGCCGGGGTACGCCGAACGGCAGTGATCATCGTCGGCGAGGTGCTGGCCGCCGAGGGCTTCCCCGACAGCTACCTCTACTCCGCCGGCCGGGACCGGTCGGCGAAGCGCCCGGTCGGTTAG
- a CDS encoding pectate lyase family protein produces the protein MRRPVVLRLYAALATTAIAAATGVVMSMPEASAATGGVTGYATQNGGTTGGAGGQTVRASTGTAIHAALCGRASSSTPIIIEVSGTINHGNTTKVSGDSCNTAAGVIELKQISNVSIIGVGGAVFDQLGIHIRDSSNIIIQNVTVRNVKKSGSPTSNGGDAIGMESTVRNVWVDHVTLEASGGEAEGFDGLFDLKDNVQYVTLSYATLRNSGRGGLVGSSESDTSNGFITYHHNLYENIDSRTPLLRGGIAHIYNNSYVSLHESGINSRAGARAKVDNNYFRNSKDVLGTFYTDQAGYWQVSGNIFDNVTWSSPGDDTNPAGPNPQSNTSVSIPYSYTLDGASCVPSIVSQTAGANKGNQVSNGNCSPTTPTTGPTNPTPRPTTPTPTNPTPQPTTPTPGQPGGTNLSLGAGADGSSKASGTSYGNVRDGNMSSYWSPAGATGSISIKWGSATTVSRINIREAAGSTGGIGSWRVVNADNGAVLTSGSGAGVITFASTSLTKITFDITGSTGAPRVAEFETYAG, from the coding sequence ATGAGACGACCAGTCGTACTGCGGCTCTATGCGGCACTGGCCACCACGGCCATCGCGGCCGCGACCGGTGTGGTCATGTCGATGCCCGAGGCATCGGCGGCGACCGGCGGCGTCACCGGCTACGCCACCCAGAACGGGGGGACCACCGGCGGGGCCGGCGGGCAGACGGTGCGGGCCAGCACGGGTACCGCGATCCATGCGGCCCTGTGCGGCCGGGCCAGCAGCAGCACCCCGATCATCATCGAGGTGTCCGGGACCATCAACCACGGCAACACCACCAAGGTGTCGGGCGACAGCTGCAACACCGCCGCCGGCGTGATCGAGCTCAAGCAGATCAGCAACGTCTCGATCATCGGGGTCGGCGGCGCCGTCTTCGACCAGCTGGGCATCCACATCCGCGACTCCAGCAACATCATCATCCAGAACGTGACCGTCCGGAACGTCAAGAAGTCGGGCTCGCCCACGTCCAACGGCGGTGACGCCATCGGCATGGAGAGCACCGTCCGCAACGTCTGGGTCGACCACGTCACCCTGGAGGCGTCGGGCGGGGAGGCAGAGGGCTTCGACGGCCTCTTCGACCTGAAGGACAACGTCCAGTACGTGACCCTGTCCTACGCCACCCTGCGCAACTCCGGCCGGGGCGGTCTCGTCGGGTCCAGCGAGAGCGACACGTCGAACGGCTTCATCACGTACCACCACAACCTGTACGAGAACATCGACTCCCGTACGCCCCTGCTGCGCGGCGGCATCGCCCACATCTACAACAACTCGTACGTGAGCCTGCACGAGTCCGGCATCAACTCCCGGGCCGGGGCACGGGCCAAGGTGGACAACAACTACTTCCGGAACTCCAAGGACGTGCTGGGCACCTTCTACACCGACCAGGCCGGCTACTGGCAGGTCAGCGGCAACATCTTCGACAACGTGACCTGGTCCAGCCCGGGCGACGACACCAACCCCGCCGGCCCCAACCCGCAGTCCAACACCAGCGTCAGCATCCCGTACTCCTACACGCTCGACGGGGCCAGTTGCGTGCCGAGCATCGTGAGCCAGACGGCCGGCGCCAACAAGGGCAACCAGGTGTCGAACGGCAACTGCTCGCCGACGACGCCGACGACGGGGCCGACCAACCCCACGCCACGGCCGACCACGCCGACTCCGACCAACCCCACGCCGCAACCCACCACTCCCACGCCGGGCCAGCCCGGCGGGACCAACCTCAGCCTCGGGGCCGGTGCCGACGGCTCCAGCAAGGCCAGCGGAACGAGCTACGGCAACGTGCGGGACGGCAACATGAGCAGCTACTGGTCGCCGGCCGGCGCGACCGGCTCCATCTCGATCAAGTGGGGCTCCGCCACCACGGTCTCCAGGATCAACATCCGGGAGGCGGCAGGCTCCACCGGAGGCATCGGCTCCTGGCGGGTCGTCAACGCCGACAACGGCGCCGTCCTGACCTCGGGCAGCGGGGCGGGCGTCATCACCTTCGCCAGCACCTCGCTGACCAAGATCACCTTCGACATCACCGGTTCGACCGGGGCGCCGAGGGTCGCCGAGTTCGAGACATACGCCGGATAG
- the cobF gene encoding precorrin-6A synthase (deacetylating), with protein MRKILVIGIGAGDPEQLTLEAVRALGEVDVFFVLDKGAQKHDLVGLRQEILRRHPTKPGHRVVELRDPDRDRSDLGTAGYVSAVDDWRRRRAELLRVLIRDEVPEDGCGAFLVWGDPALYDSTLGVVEEMLADETVHFDYTVIPGVSSVSTLAARHRIGLNRVGRPFQVTTGRLLAQGWPSEVDDLVVMLDAHCTFTRVTEPNVDIYWGAYLGTPDEILVAGPLAEVGTRIVDVRRAARERKGWIMDTYLLRRRRTD; from the coding sequence ATGCGAAAGATCCTGGTCATCGGCATCGGTGCGGGTGATCCCGAGCAGCTGACCCTGGAGGCGGTCCGGGCGCTCGGTGAGGTCGACGTCTTCTTCGTGCTCGACAAGGGCGCGCAGAAGCACGACCTGGTCGGACTGCGGCAGGAGATCCTGCGCCGGCACCCGACGAAACCCGGGCACCGGGTGGTGGAGTTGCGGGATCCGGACCGGGACCGGAGCGACCTCGGCACCGCCGGCTACGTCAGCGCGGTGGACGACTGGCGTCGACGGCGGGCCGAGTTGCTGCGGGTGCTGATCCGCGACGAGGTGCCCGAGGACGGCTGCGGCGCCTTCCTGGTCTGGGGCGACCCGGCGTTGTACGACAGCACCCTCGGCGTCGTCGAGGAGATGCTCGCCGACGAGACCGTCCACTTCGACTACACGGTGATTCCCGGGGTGAGTAGTGTCTCGACGCTGGCCGCCCGACACCGGATCGGGCTGAACCGGGTCGGCCGGCCGTTCCAGGTCACCACCGGTCGGCTGCTCGCCCAGGGCTGGCCGTCGGAGGTGGACGACCTGGTGGTGATGCTGGACGCGCACTGCACCTTCACCCGGGTCACCGAGCCGAACGTGGACATCTACTGGGGGGCGTACCTCGGCACCCCGGACGAGATCCTGGTCGCCGGCCCGCTCGCCGAGGTCGGCACCCGGATCGTGGACGTACGCCGGGCGGCGCGGGAGCGCAAGGGTTGGATCATGGACACGTATCTGCTGCGGCGCCGTCGAACGGACTGA
- a CDS encoding magnesium chelatase subunit D family protein, producing the protein MDDMVLALTLSAVSPAIGGVLVRGEKGTAKSTIVRALTTLLPPVTVLSDCRFSCDPAAPDPDCPDGAHPAGTPDGAHPAGTPDGVAHPAGTTITRPARLVELPVGATEDRVLGSLHLERALREGVTAYEPGLLAGAHRGLLYVDEVNLLHDHLVDVLLDAAAMGRATVEREGVSIAYAARFVLVGTMNPEEGELRPQLLDRFGLTVEVAASRDPSVRAEVTRRRLGYEADPDGFADRYAAADAERAGRIAAARRLLPSVRLDDDTLLRIATLCASFEVDGMRADLVTARTAMAHAAWCGRTTVTAGDIRAAARLALPHRRRRNPFDPPGIEQERLDQALADAGLDQPTDPPMPEIDPPPPGSGPDDPDPGGPGGAPVPDDGEASSESAPGAAPDSAPEAEHGAGPGDRDGPVPSGDPAEPTGAGEPGKGRETAPTGANALGADQPYRARLLVVPGVGAGAAGRRSPAVTTVGQTVRTTLPGAGPVRRPHLVATLWAAAPHQRQRGRRGPGLELRPEDVRVPVRQGREGNLILFCVDASGSMAARQRMREVKTAVLSLLLDAYQRRDKVGLVTFRGHTAELALPPTSSVDVAAARLDDLPTGGRTPLAEGLLRAGEALRVEGIRDPRRRALLVVVTDGRATAGPDAVPRARYAARLLAASGVRSVVLDCESGRIRLGLGSALADALDAEHLPLEQVAAGTLTTAVRTRTAGRPGDGARSAGPVDIDVPQRPAEVGVPRRRTGRAA; encoded by the coding sequence ATGGACGACATGGTGCTCGCGCTCACCCTCAGCGCCGTCTCGCCGGCCATCGGCGGGGTGCTGGTCCGGGGCGAGAAGGGCACCGCGAAGTCCACCATCGTCCGGGCCCTGACCACACTGCTGCCGCCGGTGACGGTACTTTCCGACTGCCGGTTCTCCTGCGACCCGGCCGCACCGGACCCGGACTGCCCGGACGGCGCCCACCCCGCCGGTACGCCGGACGGCGCTCACCCCGCCGGTACGCCGGACGGCGTTGCCCACCCCGCCGGCACGACCATCACCCGGCCGGCCCGGCTCGTCGAGTTGCCCGTCGGGGCGACCGAGGACCGGGTACTCGGATCGCTGCACCTGGAACGGGCGTTGCGGGAGGGCGTCACCGCGTACGAGCCTGGGCTGCTCGCCGGCGCACACCGGGGACTGCTCTACGTCGACGAGGTGAACCTGCTGCACGACCACCTGGTCGACGTACTGCTCGACGCGGCGGCCATGGGCCGGGCCACGGTGGAGCGGGAGGGCGTGTCGATCGCGTACGCCGCCCGGTTCGTCCTGGTCGGCACCATGAACCCGGAGGAGGGGGAACTCCGGCCGCAGCTCCTCGACCGGTTCGGGTTGACGGTCGAGGTGGCGGCCAGCCGTGATCCCTCGGTACGGGCCGAGGTGACCCGCCGACGGCTCGGGTACGAGGCAGACCCGGACGGGTTCGCCGACCGGTACGCGGCGGCGGACGCCGAGCGGGCCGGCCGGATCGCCGCCGCCCGTCGACTGCTCCCCTCGGTCCGGCTCGACGATGACACGTTGCTCCGGATCGCCACGCTCTGCGCCTCGTTCGAGGTCGACGGGATGCGCGCCGACCTGGTCACCGCGCGGACCGCGATGGCGCACGCCGCCTGGTGCGGGCGGACCACCGTCACCGCAGGGGACATCCGGGCGGCGGCCCGGCTCGCCCTGCCGCACCGACGTCGGCGCAACCCCTTCGATCCGCCGGGCATCGAGCAGGAGCGGCTGGACCAGGCACTCGCCGATGCCGGTCTGGACCAGCCGACCGATCCACCGATGCCGGAGATCGATCCGCCGCCACCGGGGTCCGGTCCCGACGATCCCGATCCCGGCGGCCCCGGCGGCGCACCGGTTCCCGACGACGGCGAGGCCAGCTCGGAGTCGGCACCGGGAGCCGCGCCGGACTCGGCACCGGAAGCGGAGCACGGTGCCGGCCCGGGTGACCGCGACGGTCCGGTGCCGTCCGGCGATCCGGCGGAACCGACCGGAGCGGGCGAGCCGGGGAAGGGCCGCGAGACCGCTCCGACCGGCGCGAACGCGCTCGGCGCGGACCAGCCGTACCGGGCCCGGCTGCTCGTCGTACCCGGGGTCGGCGCGGGTGCGGCCGGCCGGCGGTCACCGGCGGTGACGACGGTGGGCCAGACGGTCCGGACCACGCTGCCGGGCGCCGGACCGGTACGCCGCCCGCACCTGGTCGCCACGCTCTGGGCGGCGGCCCCGCACCAGCGGCAGCGGGGCCGGCGGGGACCGGGGCTGGAGTTGCGGCCGGAGGACGTCCGGGTGCCGGTCCGGCAGGGGAGGGAGGGCAACCTGATCCTGTTCTGTGTCGACGCCTCCGGCTCGATGGCGGCCCGACAGCGGATGCGGGAGGTCAAGACCGCGGTACTGTCCCTGCTGCTGGACGCCTACCAGCGGCGGGACAAGGTCGGTCTGGTCACCTTCCGGGGCCACACCGCCGAACTGGCGCTGCCGCCGACCTCCAGTGTGGACGTCGCCGCCGCCCGACTCGACGACCTGCCGACCGGTGGCCGTACGCCCCTGGCGGAGGGGCTGCTGCGGGCCGGTGAGGCGTTGCGGGTGGAGGGCATCCGGGATCCGCGCCGACGCGCGCTACTGGTGGTGGTGACGGACGGTCGGGCCACCGCCGGTCCGGACGCGGTACCCCGGGCCCGGTACGCCGCCCGGCTGCTGGCCGCCAGCGGAGTACGGTCGGTGGTGCTCGACTGTGAGTCGGGACGGATCCGGCTGGGGCTGGGCTCCGCGTTGGCCGACGCGCTGGACGCGGAACACCTGCCGCTGGAACAGGTCGCGGCGGGAACGCTGACCACCGCCGTACGCACCCGTACCGCCGGGCGACCCGGGGACGGAGCGCGTTCCGCCGGACCGGTTGACATCGACGTACCGCAGCGACCGGCTGAGGTCGGCGTACCGCGGCGACGTACCGGAAGGGCTGCCTGA
- a CDS encoding cobyrinate a,c-diamide synthase: MTPLPRVVVAAPASGQGKTTVATGLMAALRERGLAVSGHKVGPDYIDPGYHALATGRPGRNLDPHLQGEERIVPLLLHGATVPAPADVAIVEGVMGLHDGAVGREGFASTAHVARLTGSPVLLVVDVSGSSRSIGALVHGFATYDPGLTIAGVILNKVGSETHEAEVRQAVARTGVPVLGALRRNAALDTPSRHLGLVPAAERGAEARRTVEALAGHLARAVDLDAVLAVARRAPGLPGRPWEPDGSAPFVGAGPPVTVAVAGGSAFTFRYPETEELLGAAGLRVVPLDPLRDEELPAGCAGLYLGGGFPEVYAAELSANGRLREAVGRAARGGLPVVAECAGLLYLCRDLDDHPMTGVLDASARMTGRLTLGYREGVAVGASLLAEPGTVVTGHEFHRTQVEYAPDRTPAWRFRPRPSRPHGLGTAVEEGVVDTSLHASYLHVHWAGHPELAARFVTAAARYAGAPLPDRPADRPTRSPVRPGPG; the protein is encoded by the coding sequence GTGACCCCGCTGCCCCGGGTGGTGGTCGCCGCACCCGCCTCCGGGCAGGGCAAGACCACCGTGGCCACCGGGCTGATGGCCGCGCTGCGCGAACGCGGGCTGGCCGTCAGCGGGCACAAGGTCGGGCCGGACTACATCGACCCCGGCTACCACGCCCTGGCGACCGGCCGACCGGGACGCAACCTGGATCCGCACCTGCAGGGGGAGGAGCGGATCGTCCCGCTGCTGTTGCACGGCGCGACCGTGCCGGCGCCGGCCGACGTCGCCATCGTCGAGGGGGTGATGGGGCTGCACGACGGTGCGGTCGGCCGGGAGGGGTTCGCCTCCACCGCGCACGTCGCGCGGTTGACCGGCAGCCCGGTGCTGCTGGTGGTGGACGTCTCCGGCAGCTCCCGCAGCATCGGCGCGCTGGTGCACGGCTTCGCGACGTACGACCCCGGGCTGACCATCGCCGGGGTGATCCTGAACAAGGTCGGCTCGGAGACCCACGAGGCGGAGGTGCGGCAGGCGGTCGCCCGGACCGGCGTACCGGTGCTCGGGGCGCTGCGCCGGAACGCCGCCCTGGACACCCCGAGCCGACACCTCGGGCTGGTTCCGGCCGCCGAACGGGGCGCCGAGGCCCGACGTACCGTCGAGGCGCTCGCCGGTCACCTCGCCCGCGCGGTGGACCTGGACGCCGTACTGGCCGTCGCCCGCCGGGCACCCGGGCTGCCGGGCCGGCCGTGGGAGCCGGACGGGTCGGCGCCGTTCGTCGGGGCGGGACCGCCGGTCACCGTCGCGGTCGCCGGAGGCTCGGCGTTCACCTTCCGCTACCCGGAGACCGAGGAACTGCTCGGCGCCGCCGGGCTGCGGGTCGTACCGCTCGATCCGCTGCGCGACGAGGAACTGCCCGCCGGCTGCGCGGGCCTCTATCTCGGCGGCGGCTTCCCCGAGGTGTACGCGGCCGAACTCTCCGCCAACGGCCGGCTGCGCGAGGCGGTGGGCCGGGCGGCCCGGGGCGGCCTGCCGGTGGTGGCCGAGTGCGCCGGCCTGCTCTATCTCTGCCGGGATCTCGACGACCATCCGATGACCGGCGTGCTGGACGCCTCGGCCCGGATGACCGGGCGGCTCACCCTCGGCTACCGGGAGGGTGTCGCGGTCGGCGCCAGCCTGCTGGCCGAGCCGGGGACGGTGGTGACCGGGCACGAGTTCCACCGCACCCAGGTCGAGTACGCCCCCGACCGGACCCCCGCGTGGCGCTTCCGGCCCCGGCCGTCCCGCCCGCACGGGCTCGGTACGGCGGTCGAGGAGGGCGTGGTCGACACCAGCCTGCACGCGTCCTACCTGCACGTGCACTGGGCCGGGCACCCGGAGCTGGCCGCCCGGTTCGTCACGGCGGCGGCCCGGTACGCCGGGGCGCCTCTCCCGGACCGTCCGGCGGACCGGCCGACCCGGAGCCCGGTGCGGCCGGGCCCTGGCTGA